From a region of the Thermosipho melanesiensis BI429 genome:
- a CDS encoding response regulator, whose translation MPKILIIDDSQVWKTFLRQYLEKNNDVETATDGLDGINKFFTFLPDVVIVDYVMPKINGIHFTRFIRSYSAFKNVGIILLTGAKETVTKFWAKKSGANLFLSKSLDKETILSKIDEFLKNNNFSCDWSKEMYKIHLQPFGELVDILDETLKQTTLLSEFTNLFNYTYDEITVFKKLHNLFSEIFVFSNLYFAIFTIQRIRLYSFNNNKKTNPNNLLKLIKHKNTSLSKHKISIVNFNGKRTLSNNIFLQPINFFDEEIGYMIFEDMENKKIVSTLNFLLEPISKLFNKMNENYIIQNELSYDELTKALTFPYFRSKLLQSIKVAQKNNLHMEIILVEFTNPKEFIIKNGADKFEKEIIEISKTLNTIFPDMVGRIKYNKFACISFSKETLQINSENVKITTITWNKEPLAELISKLF comes from the coding sequence ATGCCTAAAATATTGATTATTGATGATTCACAAGTATGGAAAACTTTTCTCAGACAATATCTAGAAAAAAACAATGATGTGGAAACAGCCACAGACGGACTAGATGGTATAAATAAATTTTTTACATTTTTACCAGATGTGGTAATAGTTGATTACGTTATGCCAAAAATCAACGGTATACATTTTACTAGATTCATTAGAAGCTACTCAGCGTTTAAAAACGTAGGAATAATATTACTTACTGGTGCCAAAGAAACTGTTACTAAATTTTGGGCAAAAAAAAGTGGCGCAAATTTATTTCTTAGTAAAAGTCTAGATAAAGAAACCATTCTAAGCAAAATAGATGAATTTTTAAAAAACAATAACTTTTCTTGCGATTGGAGTAAAGAAATGTATAAAATACATCTACAACCATTTGGAGAACTCGTGGATATTCTTGACGAAACTTTAAAACAAACAACTTTACTTTCGGAATTTACAAATCTTTTCAATTATACATACGATGAAATAACGGTATTCAAAAAACTACACAACCTATTTTCAGAAATATTTGTTTTCTCAAATCTTTACTTTGCAATCTTTACAATTCAAAGAATAAGGCTTTATTCTTTTAACAATAACAAAAAAACTAATCCGAATAATTTATTGAAACTAATTAAACACAAAAACACAAGTCTTTCAAAACACAAAATCAGTATTGTAAATTTCAACGGAAAAAGAACTTTGTCAAACAATATTTTTCTCCAGCCAATAAATTTCTTCGATGAGGAAATTGGATATATGATATTTGAAGATATGGAAAATAAAAAAATAGTTTCCACGTTAAACTTTCTTTTAGAACCTATTTCAAAGTTATTTAACAAAATGAACGAAAACTACATTATCCAAAATGAACTATCGTATGATGAATTAACCAAAGCTCTTACTTTCCCTTATTTTAGATCAAAATTACTTCAAAGCATAAAAGTAGCTCAAAAAAACAATCTTCATATGGAAATAATATTAGTGGAATTTACTAACCCGAAGGAATTTATAATAAAAAACGGTGCAGATAAATTTGAAAAAGAAATAATAGAAATTTCAAAAACGTTAAATACTATTTTTCCAGATATGGTAGGAAGAATAAAATACAATAAATTTGCATGTATTTCTTTCTCAAAAGAAACGTTGCAAATAAATTCAGAAAATGTAAAAATAACAACCATTACATGGAACAAAGAACCACTTGCAGAATTAATTTCAAAATTATTTTAG
- a CDS encoding chemotaxis protein CheB — MNKLIIVGSAGSPNNAIKILNTNVELKIPVILNIHFSKQFIPGFAEHIKKITKQKVTIVKGKTKLSPGIYIPDIGKSLKFLSENTVNSFIYNNAIALPSINTLFSSLIKYANSTFYIFVLSGLGNDGQETLKKLEENNVHFFIQKNPKIFYLTENYRKSLKNYLLADIDEMREILKKINKE, encoded by the coding sequence ATGAATAAGTTAATAATTGTTGGTTCAGCTGGAAGTCCAAATAATGCAATAAAAATATTAAATACTAATGTAGAGTTAAAAATTCCAGTGATATTAAATATCCACTTTTCAAAACAATTTATTCCAGGTTTTGCAGAACATATAAAAAAGATAACCAAACAAAAAGTAACCATTGTAAAGGGTAAAACAAAACTTTCTCCAGGAATATATATACCAGATATTGGAAAAAGTTTGAAGTTTTTATCAGAAAATACTGTTAATAGTTTTATTTACAATAATGCAATTGCTCTTCCTTCAATAAATACACTTTTTTCTTCGCTAATCAAATATGCAAATTCGACGTTTTATATATTCGTTCTAAGTGGTCTTGGAAACGATGGACAAGAAACTTTAAAAAAACTAGAAGAAAATAATGTGCATTTTTTCATACAAAAAAACCCTAAAATTTTTTATCTTACGGAAAATTATAGAAAATCATTAAAAAATTACCTACTTGCAGACATTGATGAGATGAGAGAAATATTAAAGAAAATTAACAAGGAATGA
- a CDS encoding response regulator: MIVKDAKKTFAIETSNILFVEKYKEEINNKILIKDRIYEIMYKSKKPNFVVITKNNKAIVVEKIIGIFDGKFVPKEFPNIKGFVKNIFSFPVPVLDLQNIKNEFVESKTKPKILLIDDSVTTRKIVSKLLEKYNFEVTTAKDGVDGIEKFKNEKFDLVICDVEMPNLGGFETAKRIKNQYNVPIILFSTISKENIQKAINIADTFISKDEPPTVLVNTIRKLLGESYE; the protein is encoded by the coding sequence TTGATAGTAAAAGATGCCAAAAAAACATTCGCAATAGAAACCTCAAATATACTTTTTGTTGAAAAATATAAAGAAGAAATTAACAACAAGATTCTAATTAAAGATAGAATATATGAGATTATGTATAAATCAAAAAAACCTAACTTTGTGGTAATCACAAAAAACAACAAGGCGATTGTTGTTGAAAAGATAATTGGTATATTTGATGGAAAATTCGTTCCAAAAGAATTCCCAAATATAAAGGGGTTTGTAAAAAATATCTTTAGTTTTCCCGTTCCAGTTTTAGATCTTCAAAATATAAAAAATGAATTTGTAGAATCTAAAACAAAGCCAAAAATATTATTGATTGATGATTCAGTTACAACGAGAAAAATAGTTTCTAAGCTACTTGAAAAATACAATTTTGAAGTTACAACTGCAAAAGATGGGGTAGATGGAATAGAAAAATTCAAAAATGAAAAATTTGACCTTGTAATCTGTGATGTTGAAATGCCAAATTTAGGTGGATTTGAAACAGCAAAAAGAATAAAAAATCAATACAATGTGCCTATCATCTTATTTAGCACTATCTCAAAAGAAAATATACAAAAAGCGATAAACATAGCAGATACATTCATCTCAAAAGATGAACCACCTACAGTGTTAGTTAATACAATAAGAAAATTGCTAGGTGAAAGTTATGAATAA
- a CDS encoding ATP-binding protein: MDFTEIFLSELSEKCIEAKKIISEIKKNNDKSLTKELYRIFHTIKGSASLVNMNNFSKLAHKIEEYLKKRLENEKMPDEKFLDNLIAVISKISNKTKDLTDEELNDLIKTLEGKKIAEEEITISQRDIFMLSEISEFISQTLEIENSVIRNNNKKALAKTKNLKKQLIEIFENIVFVKLENILKDLEELVQREAKKYSKKIKLVQKVRGVKIEKEDVKDILDILVHLIRNSIAHGIETPEERKKIGKDETGKIEIKAYIEQNKIFIEVSDDGKGLDLEKIEEKVKKLNLKVTPTEAIFLPGFSSKDEVDELSGRGIGLDMVKNFATTRGGDVKVETKKKQWYKVYHILRNEKFYHKCIDSKRCQKNIRNRNLKYTFC, translated from the coding sequence ATGGATTTTACAGAAATATTTTTATCAGAACTTTCTGAAAAGTGTATCGAAGCAAAAAAAATTATTTCTGAAATAAAAAAAAACAATGACAAATCACTTACAAAAGAGCTATATAGAATATTTCACACAATTAAAGGGTCTGCAAGTCTTGTTAATATGAACAATTTTTCCAAACTTGCCCATAAAATTGAAGAATATTTGAAAAAGCGACTAGAAAATGAAAAAATGCCTGATGAAAAGTTTTTAGACAATCTAATTGCAGTTATTTCAAAAATTTCAAACAAGACAAAAGATTTAACAGATGAAGAATTAAATGATCTAATAAAAACATTGGAAGGCAAAAAGATAGCCGAAGAAGAAATAACAATATCCCAAAGGGATATTTTTATGCTTTCAGAAATAAGCGAATTTATTTCACAAACCTTAGAAATAGAAAATAGTGTTATAAGAAACAACAATAAAAAAGCTCTAGCTAAGACAAAAAATCTAAAGAAACAATTGATAGAAATTTTTGAAAATATAGTTTTTGTAAAGTTAGAAAATATTCTCAAAGATTTGGAAGAACTAGTACAAAGGGAAGCAAAAAAATATAGTAAAAAAATAAAACTTGTTCAAAAAGTAAGAGGAGTAAAAATAGAAAAAGAAGATGTAAAAGATATATTAGATATACTCGTTCACCTCATTAGAAATTCTATTGCACACGGCATTGAAACTCCAGAAGAAAGAAAAAAAATTGGCAAAGATGAAACGGGTAAAATAGAAATAAAAGCATACATAGAACAAAATAAAATATTTATAGAAGTATCGGACGATGGAAAAGGATTAGACTTAGAAAAGATAGAAGAAAAAGTAAAAAAGCTAAACCTAAAAGTCACCCCAACAGAAGCAATATTTTTACCTGGATTTAGTTCAAAAGATGAAGTTGATGAACTTTCAGGAAGGGGTATTGGTCTTGATATGGTAAAAAATTTTGCAACTACAAGAGGTGGAGATGTTAAAGTTGAAACAAAAAAAAAACAATGGTACAAAGTTTACCATATTCTACGAAATGAGAAGTTTTATCACAAATGTATTGATAGTAAAAGATGCCAAAAAAACATTCGCAATAGAAACCTCAAATATACTTTTTGTTGA
- a CDS encoding CheR family methyltransferase yields MEKKLYEILEELNLKVPENKLKEFVKKFDVNSLSKETIKKLIIENLTIGESYFFRDREIFNTLKDILITKKFWRILSIGCSRGEEVYTLSFLINDLNLKAKIVGIDINSKRINQAKEGKYKFWSVRFLESIEIEKYFIQKDNVFFVKEKYKKNVEFYTKSILELSNKFDIIFTRRVLIYIPDKINIVKKLNDLLDNSGYLILGQGEYHPEIFEYFNFDTNPSILQKAKISKSPKTKNQKNKKKFYTKEKNLSLEEEIQIVENYIEHENYKKAYEIIKRLSKKYIFSYIVFKYKALVELMLNKKDDAKKSLKKALLLNKYDEEIWQLRYLIEE; encoded by the coding sequence ATGGAAAAAAAATTATACGAAATCTTAGAAGAACTTAATTTAAAGGTTCCAGAAAATAAATTAAAAGAATTCGTAAAAAAATTTGATGTAAATAGTTTAAGTAAAGAAACCATAAAAAAATTAATAATAGAAAACCTAACCATTGGTGAGTCTTATTTTTTTAGAGATAGAGAAATATTCAACACACTCAAAGACATACTTATCACAAAAAAATTCTGGAGGATATTAAGTATTGGTTGCTCAAGAGGGGAAGAAGTATATACATTATCATTTTTGATAAACGATTTAAACTTAAAGGCAAAAATTGTGGGTATTGACATAAATAGCAAAAGAATTAATCAAGCTAAAGAAGGAAAGTACAAATTCTGGAGTGTGCGATTTCTGGAAAGTATCGAAATTGAAAAATACTTTATCCAAAAAGATAATGTGTTTTTCGTAAAAGAAAAATACAAAAAAAACGTAGAATTCTACACAAAAAGCATTTTAGAATTAAGTAATAAATTTGATATAATATTTACAAGAAGAGTACTTATTTACATACCAGATAAAATTAACATTGTAAAAAAACTAAATGATTTATTAGATAATAGTGGGTATTTAATTTTAGGACAAGGTGAATACCATCCAGAAATTTTTGAATACTTTAATTTTGATACAAATCCATCTATACTCCAAAAAGCAAAAATCTCTAAAAGCCCAAAAACAAAAAACCAAAAAAACAAGAAAAAGTTTTATACAAAAGAAAAGAACTTATCACTTGAAGAGGAAATACAAATTGTTGAAAATTATATAGAACACGAAAACTATAAAAAAGCTTACGAAATAATCAAAAGGCTTTCAAAAAAATATATTTTTTCATATATAGTATTCAAATACAAAGCACTAGTAGAATTGATGTTAAACAAAAAAGACGACGCAAAAAAATCATTAAAAAAAGCATTACTCTTGAACAAATATGATGAAGAAATCTGGCAATTAAGATATTTAATCGAGGAGTGA
- a CDS encoding DNA polymerase III subunit delta codes for MPKINLYGDSEVLKEKFVKKIRSKTNGEYIRVYPGYDVKIIFEKLSNLGLFSKNVIVDVIDFDKFKSSERSKILEINVSSENYLILRTQSKVKKKMEGLDIREFKLPNPWEEDKWGKLIEEFLSEEGIKLDGLAKFLFENVGPNDIAIYNEILKLKVFKDDLSLQLAKELVHKYTVSKLDDFCFMVSKREKDALAYLKEIVRDYEFPVIVYALSNHFITLYKLINFVEVKSRFSWPEILKISKQLKLSSSKVARFLGFKFKNQKFNPKNHLLLYNLKCVENLIKKLYYLDRAVKMGKLVEVELIDFIKEVKHVKVL; via the coding sequence ATGCCCAAAATTAATTTATATGGAGATTCAGAAGTTCTGAAAGAAAAGTTCGTGAAAAAAATTAGGAGTAAAACAAACGGTGAGTATATTAGGGTTTATCCAGGATATGATGTAAAAATTATTTTTGAGAAACTTTCTAACTTAGGTCTTTTTTCGAAAAACGTTATTGTGGACGTGATAGATTTTGACAAGTTTAAGTCAAGTGAAAGAAGTAAAATTCTAGAGATAAATGTTTCTAGTGAGAATTATTTGATTTTAAGAACGCAGAGTAAGGTTAAAAAGAAAATGGAAGGTTTAGATATAAGAGAGTTTAAATTACCCAATCCCTGGGAAGAAGACAAATGGGGAAAGTTAATAGAAGAATTTTTGAGTGAGGAAGGAATAAAATTAGATGGGTTAGCGAAGTTTTTGTTTGAAAATGTTGGCCCTAACGATATAGCTATTTACAATGAAATTTTAAAGTTGAAGGTTTTTAAAGATGATTTGTCCTTGCAGTTGGCAAAAGAGTTAGTCCACAAATATACTGTTTCAAAATTAGATGATTTTTGTTTTATGGTTTCCAAAAGGGAAAAAGATGCATTAGCTTATTTAAAAGAAATTGTGCGTGATTACGAATTTCCCGTGATTGTATATGCACTTTCAAATCATTTTATTACATTATATAAATTGATAAATTTTGTTGAAGTAAAATCTAGATTTAGTTGGCCGGAAATTTTAAAAATTTCAAAACAATTAAAGTTGTCAAGTTCAAAGGTTGCTAGATTTCTTGGTTTTAAATTTAAAAATCAAAAGTTCAATCCTAAAAATCACTTATTACTGTATAACTTAAAGTGTGTGGAAAATTTGATTAAAAAACTTTATTATTTAGATAGAGCTGTAAAGATGGGGAAATTAGTAGAAGTTGAGCTAATAGATTTTATAAAGGAGGTAAAACATGTCAAAGTTTTATGA
- a CDS encoding efflux RND transporter permease subunit, protein MSKFYEKHAKKIIVLLVILNIAFFLGMLRIRFNTDFSLFRLENSKYEKILKELEKDFSTENQLNVLIEFDENPLSLDGIRKIKEYDKKLKSIDGIGKIISPVPDEIPFGFRKVNVENINEENFEIVKNFLEKLDIISQRYGKFYVIYYIFPTKRVVSKIDEVIDLPHYFAGSTYLQEKMYDYLLLIVFTLPPLAIVTIFLVFRWRLGGFRPTLFSVLPAGMGALWTLGIIGWTEREISILTILAPIFTIVMGSADGLHFVSHFMDNKENKDKFSALSETLKSTGFAMILTTITTVAGFLSLAIIDSESLAQMGKFSAIGVAFAGIATWVFLPVVLLKSDIGVKKEDSKISRTFRNMIGKRAVFITILIVVVFFPGVYFLDREFYMLDIFKDYTQVKKNSDVVQKVAGITVPVFGYFKTENLLSAEFANKVLDFEKGLKAISFYDIMKNINEKIFGQEGYPDNVVRVRFLLNLLPPIYDNFVNLKIFSGRVLIFPEEINSKVLNEIEKKAPEDIKITGAPYIMKEMNDVIVPQQIKSLLLAVFLVFLIVFVRLKNLKESFFAILPISLTLIVMFGFMGIFGIKLSIITATMGSIVVGVGIDYAIHFIESYNYYLRLLRDKKRAIEKSFDVTSKPILANALGLSIGLSVLLLSPLKIHEYLVGLMWVSMISSAIFSLTLLPTLLFVANLKKNGV, encoded by the coding sequence ATGTCAAAGTTTTATGAAAAACATGCAAAGAAGATAATTGTTTTGCTTGTGATTTTGAATATAGCCTTTTTTTTAGGGATGCTGAGAATAAGATTTAACACGGATTTTTCTCTTTTTAGATTAGAAAATTCAAAGTATGAGAAGATTTTAAAGGAATTGGAAAAGGATTTTTCGACAGAAAATCAATTGAATGTCTTAATAGAATTTGATGAAAATCCGTTGAGTTTAGATGGCATAAGAAAGATAAAGGAGTATGATAAAAAATTAAAGAGTATTGATGGAATTGGAAAAATCATTTCTCCAGTTCCAGATGAAATTCCCTTTGGTTTTAGGAAGGTAAATGTTGAAAATATAAATGAGGAAAATTTTGAGATTGTAAAAAATTTTCTGGAAAAGTTAGATATTATTAGTCAAAGATATGGAAAATTCTATGTTATATATTATATATTTCCTACCAAGAGGGTAGTTTCAAAGATAGATGAGGTTATAGATTTACCGCACTATTTTGCTGGAAGTACGTATTTACAAGAAAAAATGTATGATTATCTATTGTTAATAGTTTTTACCCTGCCACCGCTTGCCATAGTTACTATATTTTTAGTATTTAGATGGCGATTAGGTGGATTTAGACCGACATTATTTTCCGTGTTACCTGCAGGTATGGGGGCGCTGTGGACTTTGGGGATAATTGGTTGGACTGAAAGGGAGATATCCATTCTAACAATACTTGCTCCTATATTTACAATAGTAATGGGTAGTGCAGATGGCCTTCATTTTGTATCGCATTTTATGGATAACAAGGAAAATAAAGATAAATTTTCTGCGTTATCTGAAACTTTAAAAAGCACTGGGTTTGCAATGATTCTTACTACAATAACTACAGTTGCGGGTTTTTTATCGCTTGCCATTATTGATTCTGAATCATTAGCGCAGATGGGTAAATTTAGTGCAATTGGTGTTGCTTTTGCGGGAATTGCAACATGGGTATTTCTGCCTGTGGTTCTTTTAAAAAGTGATATAGGGGTAAAAAAAGAAGATAGTAAAATTTCAAGAACTTTTAGGAATATGATTGGAAAAAGGGCAGTTTTCATTACAATTTTGATAGTGGTTGTTTTCTTTCCGGGTGTTTATTTTTTGGATAGGGAGTTTTATATGCTTGATATTTTTAAAGATTACACTCAAGTTAAGAAAAATTCGGATGTTGTTCAAAAAGTTGCAGGTATAACTGTTCCTGTGTTTGGATATTTTAAGACGGAAAATTTGTTATCTGCCGAATTTGCTAACAAGGTCTTGGATTTTGAGAAAGGATTAAAGGCAATATCTTTTTACGATATAATGAAAAATATTAATGAAAAAATTTTTGGACAAGAGGGTTATCCAGACAACGTTGTTCGTGTGAGATTTTTGCTAAATTTGTTACCACCAATATACGATAACTTTGTAAATTTAAAAATATTTTCTGGAAGAGTCCTAATATTTCCAGAAGAAATAAATAGTAAGGTATTAAATGAAATTGAAAAAAAGGCGCCAGAGGATATAAAAATTACAGGGGCTCCGTACATTATGAAGGAGATGAATGATGTAATAGTTCCTCAACAGATAAAATCACTTTTATTAGCTGTATTTTTGGTCTTTCTCATAGTTTTTGTGAGGTTAAAGAATTTGAAAGAATCTTTTTTTGCTATTTTACCAATTTCTTTGACCTTAATAGTAATGTTTGGTTTTATGGGAATTTTTGGCATTAAGTTAAGTATTATTACGGCTACTATGGGAAGTATAGTTGTGGGTGTTGGAATAGATTATGCAATACATTTTATAGAAAGTTATAATTATTACTTAAGATTATTGAGGGATAAAAAACGTGCCATTGAAAAATCTTTTGATGTAACATCTAAACCTATACTTGCAAATGCTTTAGGGCTTTCTATAGGACTTTCTGTACTTTTGTTGTCTCCATTAAAAATCCACGAATATCTGGTAGGTTTAATGTGGGTTTCTATGATTTCGAGTGCCATTTTTAGCTTAACACTTTTGCCCACACTATTGTTTGTTGCAAATCTGAAAAAAAATGGAGTATAA
- a CDS encoding DUF4416 family protein encodes MGKIRKVDMVNLVIFFFSSHVDYWFNEVKDRLVECFGPIDYQSEILDFEKYTLYYNKEMGEGVKGKLLGFERLIHPSQLADIKNITNNIENEFAVEGNRRFNIDPGYIHHMQFVLATTKMWPHRIYIGKGIYAEPTLMYINGCWKDYDFTYPNYKEEEYKRELERIRLMYLEKRKKFLR; translated from the coding sequence GTGGGGAAAATAAGAAAGGTTGATATGGTTAATTTAGTAATATTCTTTTTTTCATCGCATGTGGATTATTGGTTTAATGAGGTAAAAGATAGATTGGTGGAATGTTTTGGTCCCATAGATTATCAGTCTGAAATTTTAGATTTTGAAAAATACACTTTGTATTACAACAAAGAAATGGGAGAAGGGGTAAAGGGGAAATTGTTGGGTTTTGAAAGGTTAATACATCCTTCTCAATTGGCAGATATAAAGAACATAACAAACAATATAGAGAATGAGTTTGCTGTTGAAGGGAATAGAAGGTTTAACATTGATCCTGGTTATATCCATCATATGCAATTTGTTCTTGCAACAACTAAGATGTGGCCTCACAGGATATATATTGGAAAGGGAATATATGCAGAACCAACTTTAATGTATATAAATGGTTGTTGGAAAGATTATGATTTTACTTATCCAAACTACAAGGAAGAGGAATATAAAAGAGAATTGGAAAGAATAAGGTTGATGTATTTAGAAAAGCGAAAAAAGTTTTTGAGGTGA
- the rimO gene encoding 30S ribosomal protein S12 methylthiotransferase RimO: MNFYVEVLGCPKNEADCALLKSHLRKMGNNIVDNLSDADAVIIDTCGFILDAKKESIEEILSYVEYKKGKNLKVFVTGCLVQRFGKELKKEIPEVDGWFGVLPPKEIATHIGKRNVIPEVPEPVYNFEGRVDNGQYAYVKISDGCDRACSFCTIPLFKGSFKSRKIDDILKEIEFLIERKIKEIILVAQDTTGYGIDIYRKQMLPELLKRINDLSGDFWVRVMYMHPDHITDDIIEAFSYDKVLKYFDIPVQNGSDKILKLMNRSRKTRQLYSLFEKIRNFYSDAILRTSIIVGFPGETRKDFDETLKFIKEVKFDRLGAFIYSDEEEASSFSLSGKVPREIAEERLEELMDIQSQISFEKNEKLVGKKLKVLFDEEEDGVLIGRSYMDAPEIDANVFVRGEFKKGFFDVKITSADIYDLEGEIVEE; the protein is encoded by the coding sequence GTGAATTTTTATGTAGAAGTGCTTGGATGCCCAAAGAATGAAGCCGATTGTGCATTGTTAAAATCACATTTAAGGAAAATGGGAAATAACATAGTTGACAATTTAAGTGATGCAGATGCTGTAATTATAGATACATGTGGTTTTATCCTTGATGCAAAAAAGGAATCCATAGAAGAAATTTTATCTTATGTGGAGTATAAAAAAGGGAAAAATTTAAAGGTTTTTGTAACTGGATGTTTGGTTCAAAGATTTGGAAAAGAACTAAAAAAAGAAATACCAGAAGTTGATGGATGGTTTGGGGTTTTACCACCTAAAGAGATAGCAACACATATTGGAAAAAGAAATGTTATACCAGAAGTTCCAGAACCGGTATACAATTTTGAAGGTAGAGTAGATAATGGGCAATATGCATATGTGAAAATTTCAGATGGTTGTGATAGAGCATGTAGTTTTTGTACAATCCCTTTGTTTAAAGGGAGCTTTAAAAGTAGAAAAATTGATGATATATTGAAAGAAATAGAATTTTTGATTGAAAGGAAAATAAAAGAAATAATATTGGTTGCTCAAGATACAACGGGATATGGAATTGATATTTATAGGAAACAAATGTTACCTGAACTTTTAAAGAGGATAAACGATCTTTCTGGAGATTTTTGGGTGAGAGTTATGTATATGCATCCTGATCACATAACTGACGATATAATAGAGGCATTTTCGTACGATAAGGTTTTAAAGTATTTTGATATTCCTGTACAAAATGGAAGTGACAAGATACTAAAATTGATGAATAGGTCACGGAAAACTAGACAACTTTATTCTTTATTTGAAAAGATTAGAAATTTTTACTCTGATGCAATTTTGAGAACAAGTATAATAGTTGGGTTTCCAGGTGAAACAAGGAAAGATTTTGACGAAACTCTTAAATTTATCAAGGAAGTAAAGTTTGATAGGTTGGGTGCTTTTATTTATTCAGATGAAGAGGAAGCTTCATCTTTTAGTCTTAGTGGAAAAGTTCCAAGAGAAATTGCCGAAGAAAGGTTGGAGGAATTAATGGATATACAATCTCAGATATCTTTTGAAAAAAACGAAAAACTTGTTGGGAAAAAGTTAAAGGTATTGTTTGACGAAGAAGAAGACGGGGTTTTAATAGGCAGAAGTTATATGGATGCCCCAGAGATTGATGCGAATGTATTTGTTAGAGGAGAGTTTAAAAAGGGATTTTTTGATGTAAAGATAACTTCTGCGGATATTTATGACTTAGAAGGAGAAATTGTTGAGGAGTGA
- the pgsA gene encoding CDP-diacylglycerol--glycerol-3-phosphate 3-phosphatidyltransferase — protein sequence MNIPNTITWTRVFLAIIIVFLLLNGFNLLAFVLFIVSAISDYFDGYFARKLNQITNFGKIFDQMSDKILITSVLIVFVELGFVPSWMVVIIFFRDALVTTIRMVALVSNEVIAANYFGKLKTVTQMFWVVFLFMETLGFKVYMINLLLSYVVITVTVFSGVIYLVQNKRVLKG from the coding sequence TTGAATATACCGAACACCATTACGTGGACTAGAGTATTTTTGGCTATTATTATAGTGTTTTTACTTTTAAATGGTTTTAATTTACTTGCTTTTGTATTGTTTATTGTTTCAGCAATAAGTGATTATTTTGATGGGTACTTTGCACGAAAATTAAATCAGATAACAAATTTTGGAAAGATATTTGATCAAATGAGTGATAAGATTCTTATCACAAGTGTGTTAATAGTATTTGTTGAATTGGGTTTTGTTCCAAGTTGGATGGTAGTTATAATTTTTTTCAGAGATGCTTTAGTTACAACAATAAGGATGGTAGCACTTGTTTCAAATGAGGTAATAGCTGCAAACTATTTTGGGAAATTAAAGACAGTCACTCAGATGTTCTGGGTAGTTTTTCTTTTTATGGAAACGTTAGGGTTTAAAGTTTATATGATAAATTTATTGCTTTCTTACGTTGTAATTACAGTGACTGTATTTTCAGGAGTTATTTATCTTGTTCAAAATAAAAGGGTTTTAAAGGGGTGA
- the thpR gene encoding RNA 2',3'-cyclic phosphodiesterase, translating into MRSFIAIDITSEVRSVAEDVISKLKKMGFKASWVSPENLHLTLFFLGEIDKEKVELLAEKFHRRLIGFPSFSFNVNEFGFFRFKHLPRVFFLKVEQSKILQTLYLEMRSEMKKLRISFDDKGNFVPHITLGRLKYSPENWEELVKDIDVPKMVVPVDKVIIYSSTLTPSGPIYKWMYRVKFEGGLDKNE; encoded by the coding sequence TTGCGATCATTTATTGCTATTGATATAACTAGTGAAGTTAGGAGCGTTGCTGAAGATGTTATATCAAAGCTAAAAAAGATGGGTTTTAAGGCGTCTTGGGTTTCACCTGAGAATTTGCACCTTACATTGTTTTTTTTAGGGGAGATTGACAAAGAAAAGGTGGAGCTATTAGCCGAGAAATTTCATAGGAGATTAATAGGTTTCCCAAGTTTTTCATTTAACGTTAATGAGTTTGGTTTTTTTAGGTTTAAGCATTTACCAAGGGTGTTCTTTTTGAAAGTAGAACAAAGTAAGATATTACAAACACTTTATCTTGAAATGCGTTCTGAAATGAAAAAATTACGTATATCCTTTGATGATAAAGGAAATTTTGTTCCGCATATTACTTTAGGACGCCTTAAGTATAGTCCAGAGAATTGGGAGGAGTTGGTAAAAGATATTGATGTTCCCAAAATGGTAGTTCCTGTTGATAAAGTAATTATTTATTCATCTACTTTAACACCTAGTGGTCCTATTTACAAATGGATGTATAGGGTAAAATTTGAAGGAGGGTTAGACAAAAATGAGTGA